The Hevea brasiliensis isolate MT/VB/25A 57/8 chromosome 9, ASM3005281v1, whole genome shotgun sequence nucleotide sequence CCTTAGCCGTAGCTATAGGACTTTGTTTGTTGTTGAAAGTTACTGATTGTCCCATTCTGTAGACCAGTCaagaggttaaaaaaaaaaaattcaccctCTTTTGCGTACTGAGGTGGCAATGTTTTGGCTTGCTTGGAAGGTAGTGGTTTAATGACATTTGATGAGTTTCTGAAAATTGCTTTGGATTCTCTGAGTTCCCACAGGAGAGAGTCTGTGGATCATAAAATTACTTGTGCTTCATTTATGACTGGGCTGCCTTGGTCCCATCTTTTTTCAAGAAAAGTGACACTTCATTGTAGCTAAAAATTCTTGGTTATAACTCCATGGATGCTCCAGTTTAAAGGTCACAACAATGACAATTCTTAGTAGCTTCCGCtaaaataatctaaatggcaaccaGTTCTTGATCTAGTGGCAAGTTAACTGAGATTAAAGTTTCGAAAATCAAGAGATTTTAGGTTCTAATTCGATAAAtgttgagtatatatatatatatatatatttgaccaTAAGATAAAATTGCAATGTACCACACACATGCTGCCACAACAATGTCATCATGCAGAACTCATAATTACAAATAATTCATCCTTGAAATGCTGATCTTTCAGGTAATAATTGCTACATCAtgtgaaatgggataaaaaaaaaacagCGAACAGGCCAAAATATAACGTACAATAAACAGTGGGAAGTCACGTCCCACGAAAAATCTTGCACTGTCATCAAAGCCCAGCCTCAACTTCAATGAGGTCTGTTCATCCCAGGTGCTGAAATTGTGGCTTGCCCAGCCTACTCTTCTTTCTTCAGAGATTGTGAAGAATCCTCTGCTTTACCTGTAAGCTGACTAACACTAGCTTTGGCCTCAGAAACAAATTTTGCATCTGGCTCATGCTTATCTGAAGGTTCCTTCATTGCCATATAAATGTAGAATGCAATAACTATGTTGACTGATATAACAGCAACAAACCCACTCAGCAGTGTCAAGGAATGGGGAGATAAATGGCTTACACCTGTATCAAATGAATAAAACTTGTTCAAGTAATTTGATTACAGTAACTAAACTGACAAACCGAGTTTGAGGTACTTGGCTTCTTTCCCATTTCTTAAAAACAGAAGTTGCAACATTTCCTATAATGAAGAACTGTTTGCCAAATGAGAGAAGGAATAATTCACATCTAGACACCTTTCTGAATGTTGTGTTTGCAGGAATTTCTTGTTTCAGAAATGCACGGATAATAATTTTCTCAAGTACTGTAAATGATATACAGCATGTCAACAAAGAATTCTCATCAAAAGCACGAGAATGATTCACGAGATTAGGACTTTGGTATTTAATCTTCCACACAAATGTCTTTCAAATCATTTCTGTTTAGCATTTGTCAATTGAACCCATAAAAGATGTTGGACCAAATTCTTTCTGAAGTTGCATGTACTCCCTAATTACAAAAACTCCTAGCCTTAGAGTCAGATTTACAATAAACTCAAAATGCAGAAGATATAGTGTGGATCTGACAACCCAACCCATGAAACCAAATCTCCCACCTAAAGTAAATGAAAAGATGCGTTTGCGCTCCAAAATATCAAAATTGAGGGCTTGAAATATTTCACACAAGGAAAACATTCTCTAACATTGATTCTTTTCCTCTGTAAGCATTTGTTAATCACCAAACCAAGATAGTAGAATACTTACATTAAAGACCACAGAGATGATAGTTATAGAAGGCAAATAAAACGAACATTTTCATTGTCCAAAATATTTGTAGCAGTACATATGTCACTTTTGTGGAAATAGTGAGAATCCGAAGTTAAAAACTATAAATATGGTGCTCAAATACGAGAACCGGATGTAGCTTGCATTAACAACTTACATCGATTATATCAATTGTCTTAAAAATATTCATTTGATACATAAattatcatgaaaaaaaaataatatatcccGAATAAAAAAAGATTAGACAATCTTACCAGGGATCAAGTCATGGTTAAAACCATACAGGATGATAATAGGAGCCATCCACATAAACATTGAAGCAATGAAGAACTTCTTTATCACTCCCGCCATTGCCAACTCCTTTAAGAGAGAAAGGATATGGAAAGATTATATTAGATAGAAGTAAAAGGAGATTTTTGTTAAGTAACAATTTATCAACCTAGAATGTGCACATTAGGGTGCATTTTGTGGTAGACTAACTTCTAGATTTTTCAGAAACTTTTCCAAGAAAATAGAAAATCATTAGAAAAATATCTTACTAAATGtgaaattttatttcttaaaaaccTGAAGTTCTTATTTCCTACTATTACATAGACTTTAGCATTATAATTTTAGTATCATTATTTTTCACTTTGTCACGAAAAAGCTACATCTTCATTCTTTAGAGTTTAATGATGGATTAGTTAGATTAATGTGATTCTAGTTGTCATAATACAAGATTGAATGTATCCCTAGCTAGCTCCTTGCGCACAATGGGGTGAAAAAGAAAGGAACGATGCAGAAAAAATGTTATCATTGATCCTTTAGCCTCCAGGATAGGTTTAAGGGACAGCCCCAAAACAAGACTCGGTTTCAAGAGATTGAAATTGAATCTGAAATAGTTGGCACCCACATTTCCTAGCTTAATTCCATGAAAGCTACTTGCaaattgaaaaattacaattgtCGAATGAACATTCAACATTTTCTCCCATTGTCCAGTTTTCTGATATTGATAAATATTAGCTAGTTCAACAATTCTAAGACAAACCAGAAATAGGATGCAAGTAAAAAATGCTATCATGCAAGACAATATGCAAATAATAGATATCACAGCTTACAAAAGACGAAGCATTCAAAGCAACAGCAGAATGATTTTTAATAACAACCATCCTAAGTTAGATGCATAACCAAAAGAGGGATTGTTATCTCATAATAAGGAATTAAGGATGTGTATTGAGTAGGATCAGTTATGCACGAGTCTCTTTATAAATAGCAATCTTTTTAGTAGGAAAGAAAATCAATGAAGTTCACAAATGATGCATTGCCTTGCAATAAACTTGATAAAATAGGATCCCCTATTCCATCTGTGGGGTAAATGAGCTTTTAATGATAATAAGTatcaataatatattaaaatgggCTGAGTTGGTAAGTTACCATGGCTGTCACTAAATTTATATTTCCATAAGGTATGGCTCACATTAAGTTTTATTCTTATAAGGCATTAGTTTACAgtattctttcttttcttttttttgttaATCTAAGAACTATGCCGTAATTTTTGTCAATAACTATTAAAAATTGTTAAATTTGGAGAGAGTGTTaatcaaattacaatttaattcattttaattcgggcttatataagtgattaaattattttacacatcaaaatgactagCCAAGTCAATGTTGTAATCTAACCACTTATATTTACCCTTTTATGTTTATATTTTTCTAATGTGGGATTTATAATctcaacactccccctcaagtgcaACAGAATCCAGTCCGAGCTCTGATATCCCACATTGGTTTGGGATAGGGGTAATGTGCCCCTTATATAGCCTTAGGCACTCCTCCCCCCTTAAGCTAGCTTTTAGGGGTGAGTTAGGTCTGACTTATTttcttaagaaaaaataaaatgagaagCATCAACTATAACCAcccaagtaaaaaaaaaattgcaaaatcTAATATTATAAATGGCTTTACTCTTAGTTTCAAGCAAAGTCCCTTGACACTGATAATAACTCAAATTTGGTGCCATGAAACCAGATTTTCACagcaaatggaatttaaattaacCTAGAAGCCAAAAGTAATCTCAATTAACCTAAGAAATTTCATAGTGATTCAAATTCCAAACAAGtagagaaaattaaaaagaacCATATTTAACCTAAGCCGACAAAAACCGATATCTCCTTAATTGCCTTCTCAGCAACCACCAATATAGATACAGCCAATTATTTCATGTAGTGTATAGCTTGcattgcatttcatttcattcaatatAGATAGAGCTAATTACCATTGTTTTTAAAACCAGATCAAAGATAAAACCCATCTGGATCAGCAGTATGAGAAATcccagttcaaaaaaaaaaaatcatctagAACATataaaatgagaaatcacacttgaaACTCAGCTCTACAAAACTATTTGCCTTCAGAAAGTTAAACCAACAATAAAGAGACAGAGGAGGAATCGACAATCACGATTTCAATAACATGCAATCAACAAAGACAAGGAAACTGTTTACCTTCAACCGCCGGAGCTCAAATTGTAAATAGTGGCACAGAATTTCATGTCTTAAAGCATACTCATATATAGATAGAGAAATCGTAAAGGAAATTCGGGAAAAGGTGGAGAACTTGCTCCATCAGAACATAAACTAAGATCATCCAAACGGCAATGGGCAATCTCagaaccattgaattaaaaaaaaaaaaaaaaaaactgatgaAGTGAAAAGCGAGAAGGGAagtaatcaaataataataataataataataataataataataataataataataataagacaaACCTAAAATCAATGCCTCTGTTGTTCGAGAGCATGCCCTTATCGAAGCTGTAAAACGGGATAGGCCGCGATTGGAAAGCAATTAGGTTTTTGAAACAGAAGTGATAACctagcgagagagagagagagacaaaaAGAGCGCACTTGCCCTTTGAGAATATTATAAAATACTTAACAGTGCTTCTTTAAAAAGTAGGCCATTTTTGTAATTTAaagaataaattttatataattataaaaaatatatatatacacttaatATACATGATGATTTCTCTTAATTTTAAATGtagaatgaaatgaaaataaattaaattaaataaaaaaataaaatatttttattatattatataattattttaataatgaaataaataaaaaataaatttatataaaatttttattatgcaattTTTTATaagattgttatatatatataatttaaataaaataaaaatattgataaaattataaaaaattaatattataaatatacccTAACACAATATAAATAATACAAAAATGCATAATAatgatataataataaaaataatctttaaattttatttatttattttgtaaaataattaaataatataataaaaattatttatattacttttttatattttatttatactcTTTTAAAATAAACACAATAAAAAACTAAAattgttatataaattatatttaattgttaatttaaaaaaatacctTATAAAACACCTAAAGGAAAATGAAAATGGTGGTTGAGAGTGAGATGGGGTGTATGATAAtcttaaaaaaaaagtttatattAACAAAAGAAATTATAGGAACAGAGTTGTAGTTCTATAATTATAATGCGGTTTGCATCATTAAATttaaaagtaatatatatataaaataaaaattttctttaatttaatatttaaaaatataaaaataataaaaaaagaacgATGTGATGATAGTAACTATGACGATCTTAAATTTAAAGTGTTTGAGATTTGAGTAGTCTTTGttgaaaaaataatatattatttgttagtttataaattttgttatgatttaattttttaaattaa carries:
- the LOC110664398 gene encoding uncharacterized protein LOC110664398 produces the protein MAGVIKKFFIASMFMWMAPIIILYGFNHDLIPGVSHLSPHSLTLLSGFVAVISVNIVIAFYIYMAMKEPSDKHEPDAKFVSEAKASVSQLTGKAEDSSQSLKKEE